The DNA window CCCACagaagctcatattgaaataaatgaggTTAGTCTTTAGAATGCCACTGGACCTGTGATTTATCACGGGATGCTCTCTGGGATACCAGCTGCTGCTCAGATTACTTTGACTCACTTGGCATTTCTCAGCGCTGCAATTCTGctctccccacctctccccaggagcagcagtggcatagtggttaagagcaggtgcattctaatctggaggaactggttttgattcccagctctgccgcctgagctgtggaggcttatctggggaattcagattagcctgtgcactcccacacgcgccagctgggtgaccttgggcatgtcacagttcttctgagctctctcagtccaacctacctctcagggtgtttgttgtggggggggggggaagggcaaggagattgtaagtccctttgagtctcctgcaggagagaaaggggggatataaatccaaactcctcctcctcctcctcctcctcctcctcctcctcctcctcctcctcctcctcctccctccctccctcctccctcccctcccttcctcctcctcctcccttcttcttcttccttcttctcttctcttcttctctcttcttcttctcttcttctcttcttcttcttcttcttcttcttctcttcttcttcttcttcttcttcttcttcttcttcttcttcttcttcttcttcttcttcttcttcttcttcttcttcttcttcttcttcttcttcttcttcttcttcttcttcttcttcttcttcttcttcttcttcttcttcttcttcttcttcttcgtgaacACCAATTATAGAAGGACGCAACAAGTCAGCACAAGTTGTGAACTGCTAAAGCAGTgccccccaatctttttgagcctgcggatGCCTGTGCAATTCTGGCGCAATGtggtgggcacagtcacaaagTGACTTCTCCAGTTTACCTTGGGTCAAAGAGTGCcgctccttgtgctgtggtggcagcttctgTCAAGGCAGTCTACCCAGCCAGTCAAATctgcagtggccagtcagaatCTTTGCTGGGCACCTGGTCCTGGTCAGTTTCTAAAAAAACTTTGGTCAGCATCAAGAAATGTGTCAGCAGCTCCTCTGGTGCCCATGGGCATAATGTCAGGGAACGCTGCATTAAAGATTCTGCAGTCCACCAGCCCTGTATTGTGGTTTCCAAGAGCTTACTCCAAACTTTCCGCCCAATTCTTGGAAACGCAGGCAACTAATTGACGGATTGTGTTTGATGGCATGCATGAATTACGCAGGCTTGGAGCAGAATGGGCTAGCCACCTAGTGTGGTATGGGACAGTGCCCTACATTGGACCAGTTCCGAACGTATTCATAATACATTTTTTCCGGAGGCTGAAGCATAACACACAAAATAGTTGCCTGCCATTCACCATTATCAAGCATGGCCCAGGCATTTggctggaggtgggaggaaaggTGTGCGTGTGTGAGCACAGTCGCTAGGCAACTGCTGAACAGTCGGCCAGTTGCTAAGCAACTGCAGGAATCAAGAAGATGTCATGATGTAAACAGGGCTGGCAGTCGGTAACAAGAAAGGCATGGAGAAACATTGTGGAGATGTCTCTGTAATTGCAGGTGCTGAATTTATGCACAGGTTGTACCCATGGCAAACAGGTGTTTCGGAAGGGCAGTTGCTTCTGCTGTCTCTGATTAGCAAGATGCAAGACTTAATTGGAGGGCCAACCTAGATATCACACAGGAAACCATGCATTAACATCacctacatttttaaataaatagctaCGTACATAAGGTGAGGAGATAGTCACAGGATCAGGACTCCAGCATTGGAATAAAGGGTGATTCATCCTTCCACCCCACCACCATTTTCTTGGTCACAGACTTGGAGATACTATTGGCATAACAAGAAGAAAACATTCAAATGTCTATCTGCTGTGACAAGCCTTTGGTTTTCCTACTGAAGACACAAACAGCtttctaagatttttgggatctaagTATATTTTCATTGGCAAACCTTTCCCTCAATTTCCAGATgttctacagcataggtgtcaaactcgcggctctccagatgttatggactacagttcccatcatgctggcaggggatgctgggaactgtagtccttaacgtCTGGAggtccacgagtttgacacctgtgttctacagGTAGCGAGGCTTCAGGCTTTAAGTTTGCTGCTGGGAGATAAGTTTTGCCGTGCAGAAGGAGCTTATTGGGATTACTAAAGCAGGATTAATATACAAACTGCtaagaaagatttatttatttgcaggttggttttaaatgcaagaagcagcagcagcaaaggtgtccaggtagacaaagcagaaacctggctgagacaCAAAAATTCAAACTGGTTGTTTCAGAGAGTAGTGAGACATTTCTGCGACGCTTTCGGGCGCAGAGTTTTATTGGCTAGCctctgggttggatcctatcTCATACGCACGAATCCACCCACACCGGCCTGCCCTTTCCCCTGAGTCAGATGAAATCGTAACAGGTCTGCTGATCACCAGAGACAGACCTAACAATCTACCACTATCCTgtctcccagagatagagccaGACTGCTCTGTCATGCCACCAGGTACAACGATCGTGCACTCTCTGCAGTCCCCCGCACCCATCCCAGCCAAACCTGAACGGTCACTGCTTTCTTCCTAAGACAGAACTTaacttcccttctcctgtgttccctccagcATCTCATCCCCTGTCTTGAAGGCggctggatgctggagcagctctcctatggagccagtgtggtgtagtggttaagagcagatggattctaatctggaaaccgggtctgattccccactcctccacctgagtggcagagatttatctggtaaaccagatgtgtttccgcactcctacattcctgtgggtaaccttgggttagtcacagttctttggaactctctcagccccatctacctcacaaggtgtctgttgtggggagaggaagggaaaggaacttgtatgccaccttgagtctccttacaggagagaaaggtgggctataaatccaaattcttcttcatctgagtggctgattttccctttaagggcaggacagcctcctgtctgtcacaACTGCCATGGAAGACCTATCAATAGGGGGATAACCAATGTTGGGAAAACCACATGGGGAAAAGGTGAGCTGTGGCTCAGAGCTGAATTGGTTCTTTCCATAAATGCTGCACTGAATACAATATAGGTGCCCTGAGTTGCAGATTTCCCTGAGCCATCACTGTGCACAAGAGCTGGGAAGAGCCAATTTCTGCTGTGGTCCATGTAACACTAGAAAACAAGAGAGTCTCTCTCTGGGCATATGAAGagtgccatttcctcctggcagAGGGACCACATTCCCCCACCTCTCGTGTACAGTTCGGATTCATGGTGCCACAGAGCCTTTTGAAAACTTTAGGCAATGGCATGGGGAGAATTTTGTATGTTCCAGtgatagttctctctctctctctctctctctctctctctctctctattagatttatatcccgcccttcccaatagggctcagggcggcactCATCAGAAAAAATGTGTGCAAGAGTTCCCAATGTGGTACCTGAGGGGCCATAATACTCaccaacactttttctggtgccccccgcaagtgtttttaggaagtgggtggggctgggaagggcttttgccctgcaaggcttctgattgactattcaaagtttgattggctgttcacatttttaaaaaaatgttgctttgtggagaagagttttggatgtataccccgcctttctcacctgtaaggagattcaaggcagctgacaaactcatCCCCCTCTCtgcaacaaacatcttgtgaggtaggtggggccaagagcattctgagaggactgtaacttggccaaggtcacccagcaggctttatgtataGGAGCGGTAAaagaaaatccagttcaccagataagaatccacagcTCACATGGAGGGAGTAGAggataaacctggttctccagattagagtcctcctgctcttaaccccttaaccaccgtgctggctctcatgCAGCTTTGGCAGAAGCTACCCCACAGAACAAGGAACTACGCTGTGTTGCTGAAGATAAGCTGTGGCGattgttttgtggctggctggaCCTCTTGTGGCAGCCGCTGTGTATCAACACCCACTGTGCTGTGCCAAAATTCCAGATGGGCCTGGagcctcaaaaaggtttgggTCCCTTGTTCTGCTGCCTGGTTGCCATCAAGACCCAGGAAGCAGTTGAAAGAACTGACGATCTCACATTCATCTGGCAGCCAGATGCTTGTTTGGGGTGGACTGTTCCTCTTTGAGGGCtccaaagagaaggaggaggaggaggaggaggaggaggaggaggaggaggacctaaCACACTGCTGCTTTCACGCACAAAAAAATGGTCAGAAACAATATTTCATCAGTCTCCTCACTGGATCCTTaaacattttattcattcattcattcattcattcattcattcattcattcattcattcattcattcattcattcattcattcattcattcattcattcattcattcattcattcattcgatttgataaaccgccctacccccgaagggctctgtggtTATAAAACATGTGTGGTTTGAAGAGAATTAAGGGTAGATCAAAGACCCAAGCACATTCATACTCCTTCCTGTCTCTCTTGAAAAATAAAGCTGGTGGTGGAAGATAATTTTTGTGGAAATGCAACGCACTTTGTTTATTACAGTCCCTTTGACAATTGCTTTAGGTAGTCATAAGGGGCTGTCCTGACTCATCTTAAGTGAACTGTCCTAGCGTTTTGCTTGACATAATTAAATAGGTGCGACAGACACCCGTGTCACGCTTGTTAGGTGTTGCTCTTGCAGCAATGCTCCTAATTTGCCAGGTTAAAGGGACAGCCGGAAAAATGGAAGTGGTTCcttttctctaactttaaggagtctcaaagcggcttacaatcaccttcccttcccctccccacaacagacaccttgtgaggcaggcggggctgaagTCCgaagagaactgtgcctggctcaaagtcactcggctgttaatcactacaccaagtagaggtggtttgctgttgcatgCCTCTGGATAGTAACCCTGGTCTTACTTTGTggcctgctcagtggtgggatccaaaatttttagtaacagtttcccatggtggtgggattcaaactgtggcatagcgccaatgaagctgggtggggcacgacaggggcgtggctgggcattctggggcagggcattcctgggcggggctgtggcaaggacgcagccactgcgccggtccttgggcgggaaacgaatgcacgcaggcgcaggctgccacgcacgccggtgcacctcctgctagactgcttcaagttctacgcgctactgctgagaggaggggcgtcactaaggcaaaaatcacgtggcaaaatcacccattagtaagcccctctcggcacacacaaataattagtaacctactctcgggaacttgtgagaacctgctggatcccacctctgggcccgcTCCCCTTGTCTCCAAAtacttgcttaacttctgagatatgatgcgattgggctagcctgggccatctaggtcagggaatAGGCTCCTCTTCGGTATATTATAATTTTACACGGACTATAGTACTATAAGAGCAAGCATCGCATAGTGGTCAGAGCGCCAGgcactaggatctggggaacTCTGATTCCAAACCCCACTCTGTtgtggaaacttgctaggtgaccttggaccaatcacacgcTCTCAGTCCCAACCCTGGCTGGCtcgtatttggacgggagacctccaaggaacccCAGGGGCATGAcaaagaggcaagcaatggcaaactacctctaaacgtcccttgtcttgaaaaccctacaggggtcatcataagtcagcagtgatttGATGGTTAAAAACACAACACACACTACAGTATAATTTTCCTGTGAATTGGTTTTGGGTAATAACTCTATATTGGGATAAACCCTTGGGGTAAACGTGTACAGTGCCTGGATCAAAAAAAACAGCCatggaattattatttttatgaaGACAAATTAAAATGACGCAAAACCTCATGCAAGCTGTGATGACTGAGCCTCATGAGCAGAGATGAAGACATTGGTTCTCGCCCTTCTCCTTCAAATATGCAGGTTGGTGAAGAGCCCTGGAGAACTCAGAAGCTCGTGCCATTGTGGTTGGTCTTAATAACCAGTTCTACGTTAATATCCAGTACAACTGATGCAGTGCAACCACTTCCTAAATGCCTGAGAATTCTGGGAAGTTTTCCAGCAAatgtatcagaagaagaagagtttggatttatatcccccctttctctcctgcaagagactcaaaggggcttacaatctccttgcccttcccccctcacaacaaacaccctgtgaggtgggtggggctgagagagctccgagaagctgtgactagcccaaggtcacccagctatgagtggagtgcacaggctaatctgaattccccagataagcctcccacgaGCTCAGGATgggcaggagcagggaatcgcaaacccggttcctctctCCAGAGATTAGATAAgcaatgagctcttaacctcctgacGCCTAATTGTTGCCTCTCAGTCCTTTCTTTGCACTTGAACGCCAATCAGCTTGTTCCTCGTGATGAAGAGGCAGCAATCCTGTAGAATCAGCGCTGTATGGTTTTTGGAAGCAAAGGATTGAGTGCTTCTCTCATTCTGCTAGGATAATTTAAACATCAAGGTGGTGcattggttagagtgtcagactagaatttgGGAGATCCAAATTccgatccccactctgccatagagcTTTCCAAGAACGTGAACTAATTACATACTTGCAGCCTCACCTACTCCAAGGGGTTGATGGGAGGATAAAATAGGGAAGGGAGAACGAGGAACACTGCCGTGATGTTCTTGGgacaagggcagaggtgggttactgattatttgtgtgtgccgagagggggttactaattggtgattttgccacgtgatttttgccttagttacgcggctcctctcagcagtagcgtgcagaacttgaagcagtctagcaggaggtgcactggcgtgcgtggcagcctgcgcctgcgtgcattcatttcctgcccaaggactggcgcagcggctgcgtccttgccacagccccgcccaggaatgccccacccccggaatgcccagccatgcccccgttgtgccccgcccagtcccattggcgctatgccacagtttgaatcccaccaccatgggaaactgttactaaaatttttggatcccaccactggacaagggGAAGAATAAgctcaatttcatcagatcttggaaactaagcacaGTTGgtcctggttactatttggataacagatcaccaaggaagtccaggatcatgatgcagaggcaggcaatggcaaaccacctctaacaTCTGtggccttaaaaaccctatggggtccaCATATGTTGACTggggcttgacagcacttttcatcacaaataaaatatatacagcGCCATCTGGAGGGGGGAGGCTGAATCCATTGGTGGAAGCGGCATGGGCTTCCACCAATGGAACCCACCAGCAAGTGGCCACCACTGGCCTCCCTTGGTGCTGGGATGTGGTCCCTGCTGCCATCGCTGCCATCGCTGGTGCAGAAGGGGTggtctggaggcatggccaggggagggtCTGACATCAGTCAGCTTCCTTCTGGCCATTCACCAGTTTCCACTGGCAGCGGGGAAGCCGGACCTGTGTATCCCTTTTGGGTTTTGTGTCTGtccagccccatagaggcttctcggtggtggggaggctgttttgttttgcaagcctccttGTTCCACTGGGAAGCCCCTCTGGGAGCAGCAAGGCAGTGTGGTCATGCTGCCGCTGCCCGCCTcactgcttggatggggctgcccatgagACTTCCACGATGATAACATGTGAGTGAACTAGGCATGCTCTGAATTCAGTCTATTTAGTTGTGAGAAGGCTTTTTTTTGGTCTcgacttggatagcctcaggctagcctgaccttgtccaatctccgaagctaagcagggccagctctggctagtatttgaacgGGAGACGTCCAACTTGGTTTGTGATTCAGAGGGAGGTAATGGcaaactctgaatgtctcttgcctagaaaaccctaacAGGgccaccaaaagtcagctgttgAAGTAGCAGTTACCGACCTACTCTAATGAAGAGATCGCTAATGCATTTACGTATATTCGTGATCCTtacggtggagagaagccagtggcaatCTAGCGCGATCCGTtttctgccgagctggggtccctggcaccttttattaagggtttgggaaggcgggagagcgggagaaagttgcgcaattcatgactcagcgaagtgctgcgtacgtgcgggaggaaacgttcctgtctgggtcgaatccacacttgggggtcttgtgaccctttgtctggggcatcttgtgacccatgagtcagaggggtcttgtgatgggtgtgcgtgtgagcccaggaggggacagatggcgcaggcattcctgtgcactttctgaggctctactgggtccgctgGCGCACTCCAACAAGCTGTGACTTCACGACAAAAACAAGAGAGGCATAATATGTACAGTTAATAGGGTTTAAATCTAATAGAAAGCAGATATGGTTAATTCTGAGCAATTTCATGGTTTAGCTCTCTATGGGATGTGGCCACAAAATAAACGCTGGGTACAGTGGCAATAAAATAGAAGTACTTCTGCTGTCATAATTACAAGACTGCAGCACccagagggcagtggtgggatccaaaatttttaataacaggttccgatggtggtgggattcaaacagtggcggcgccgcacacacgcacctccagtccctattgggcaaggaggttgctttagtaaccccttctcagcactcagaaaaaattagtaaccacttctagagaagtggtgagaactggttggatcccacctctgccagagGGTAATACCGCCTCTGGTTCTTTTGGTTCATCTTCTTGCAACAATAGAAGCATGTATAAGTGAGTTCCTAATTTACGGAGATCAACAGTGCAATCACAGGccgagttacacctttctaaatccattgaagtccctgGAAGGGTGTTGACTGCTTAAGTGTGGATTTCAAGACCTGGTTCACCTATGCGGGACGAGAAGGTGGTAGCAGAATGCTCATTTTAATTGAACAGGCCTCTGACTGTGTGGGCACGACGGGATTTTGGGATGCTCCGCTGTGGAATAATTCCAGCAAAGAGAAAAACTAGCATAGCGGGCAAAAAAAGAGGAGACAGACTCTTTTCCTTTTGTCGTCCTGGTTTTCTGTTAGCttggccttttttattttttaaacctgAAAGCGCATTCAGAGCTGAAATCTGCAGTGTGATCTACCGACGCATTCTCCTttctgacgaagctggcattcacagtcccctttatcccctgtTGAAAGCCTccttcccgttttcccaagaggttgtgaaaaaaTAGCctctggagctgaggcgccccaaggtcggcggcagatagcaagagagagccacctggcttcctgccctacgagataacagatgtaatacagttctcatgggacagaggtaccaggggaagcctagttgtctacaaagcatttgaagccataaagtagagatcaaggaaagaatgcatagatggcagtgggTACATATAGCACAGTGGTtatatatatctttctagcagcatcaATTTATTATCTGAAGCAGTTACATTGGTTTGGGAATGTATcccaatcacctagatagcatccccctgacaccagTTTATTTTAGAGGGGTAAAATTATAATGCATGGAGAGTGCATGGAAGACCAACATTACCAAAACACTAAGCACTTTTATTTGATGCAATTTATAGTGCATTCTGTGAAGTGCCATAGTTTCTATGTAAAGTACCAAACCGGGCAGCAAAGTTGCATTGTCAGAGTCATTcctgtgatttttatttattttctgctaCAGGTTTCAAACTGCCCTTTGTAAACTTGCCTTTCAGAATGCCAGATTTCAGAATACAAGAAAGTGCTGAACTCGGAAGTTCTGAGTTTAGTGCAGGTTGTGAATGGCTCGAGAAGTTGCAAAATCCATTTGCTACTGATACAACTTTTCATTTAAAGGTTTGGGATGAAGTGGGGTTTGCACTCGACTAATCTTCCGggtaaaccccctcccccctccccaattgatCCCATTGCAAATATAGGCCCAGATTTTCATTTTGGCTCTGGATTCACTGATTGCTCTTTTTCAACATTTCAGATAGATGATCCTAAGCATGACTCGGACAGCATGATGCCGGAAGCTGAGGTCACAGGCTCAGTGGAAAATCTGGGGGGAAACCAGGCGCTCACTGCCGACTATGTGGATTCCGGCTTCAAGCGAGAACATCTCAACCCCAGCGCTCTCCATAAGGGGGATCACCAGGCAGCTACTTATACGTTGACGAATTCTGTCCCCGTGCCTTCAACCGTCCAGGAAAGCTGGAATTGGGAAGTCAGCAATGTGGTCAGCCGTGGTTTGGCTCCTCACTGTGAAAACGGGAAACACCTCTATCTCCTTTCAGGAGCGGTTCCTTCCTCCGTCAAAGTCAAAGGCAAGGTGTCTGTCCCCGAATTCCTCTGGCTGGCGGTCTGCTGCGACGATGGCTCCAAGGCCTGGTCAATGGCGTTTGAGAAACCGGTGGCTGCTGGGAGCCCCCTGAAAGACCTGACcttgaaagagctagaaaagaagCTTCCGAAGGGGGCCCAGTTGTTCAAGGACCACTGCAGCCACGACAGGAATGATGAGAAGGCACTGGAGGCGGTACAGCAGTCTGTCAAGGAGATCGAGCACCAGGAGCCGGAAGCGAAAAAATGCCCTTCGCCTCACCAGACCACCGAAAAGAAGGAGGAGCCTGGCTTTCTGAAAAAGATGTTTAATTTCTTCATCATGCCCATCTGGAAGCTGGTGCAATACATCTTCAGCTTTTTCAGTCAGCTGGTCAAGCTGATCTGCAGTCTCTTGTGCCAGGCCGTCCAGAACCTCGTCCAGGCCGTGTGCACTTTCCTCAAAGGAATCGGCGGGGTGCTGGTGAGCGTCTTCGTCAACCTGGTgcaagccatcctctgcatcctGAACGCTATCGCAACTAACATTTACAACATCCTGATGCTCGTGTACCGCCTGGTCAGCATCCCGCTCAACCTGATCGTGGATATCGTGTGCTTCCCTTTCTACACCTTGGGGGCGGTCCCCTGTGTCCTCCACGACATCGCCTCGGGCGTCGGCGGGATGTTTTTACTGATCATCGACCTCATCACCAACTTTGCCAAGGGCCTCAGCTACATCGCTTCTTCTTTACTCGGATGCTGCTTGCCTAAAACGTCGTCCTAACTCTAAAACAGCCGCCAAAACTGAATCGCAAAGAACAACAATACCAAAGCAATATGTGTCATTAGTCTTCGGCTGCTCCTGTAGATATTTATTGTGGTAACACTGGACGGTGATGAACCGGTGTTCTGGCAACACGGGTGAGCGACTTGACCCTGGAAAGGAAATTTTATGGAAATTAAAGGTCTACTTATTGTTAAGCACTCAGCTTTCAGTGGATGATATTTTTTTGTGAGATTCCAATGCTTT is part of the Sphaerodactylus townsendi isolate TG3544 linkage group LG04, MPM_Stown_v2.3, whole genome shotgun sequence genome and encodes:
- the ENDOD1 gene encoding endonuclease domain-containing 1 protein — its product is MKWGLHSTNLPGKPPPPSPIDPIANIGPDFHFGSGFTDCSFSTFQIDDPKHDSDSMMPEAEVTGSVENLGGNQALTADYVDSGFKREHLNPSALHKGDHQAATYTLTNSVPVPSTVQESWNWEVSNVVSRGLAPHCENGKHLYLLSGAVPSSVKVKGKVSVPEFLWLAVCCDDGSKAWSMAFEKPVAAGSPLKDLTLKELEKKLPKGAQLFKDHCSHDRNDEKALEAVQQSVKEIEHQEPEAKKCPSPHQTTEKKEEPGFLKKMFNFFIMPIWKLVQYIFSFFSQLVKLICSLLCQAVQNLVQAVCTFLKGIGGVLVSVFVNLVQAILCILNAIATNIYNILMLVYRLVSIPLNLIVDIVCFPFYTLGAVPCVLHDIASGVGGMFLLIIDLITNFAKGLSYIASSLLGCCLPKTSS